The proteins below are encoded in one region of Rhododendron vialii isolate Sample 1 chromosome 7a, ASM3025357v1:
- the LOC131333250 gene encoding uncharacterized protein LOC131333250 isoform X1 — translation MQDRRSSTTTATTTTASNATPIESDNSSTAVDFADKLPLQLIQSETIPPAPIRSESAVDWLPDFSGYSWVAYGASSLLVISHFPSPLSQEETLIGPIFRQVFQLSTDASALVSSVSWSPAMPSVGDLAVSLDNCIGLFSHNSAVSDGSFSWSQNAVLVQSTKVETIKWTGSGDGIISGGVEVILWRKNSTSWQIAWKFKTELPQTLVSTTFSIEGPSATASLNTRHAEESSSGASEASKCVFVCYGDGKSNYMKAELCHPMPVSMIQWRPLIGSQSTLDIRHPLRHVLLTCCLDGTVRLWSEINDGRVRRIGKDISDQKSTRRSFHVAAVIEINQTMDGTLGSDIFVRWAADIDGVLTAGIAASQYFTSGGHYQHEKAGRCEWLVAFGPHMLVTFWAIHCLDDISPMRYPRVTLWKSQELTGAKLGTSDILLNKVVILRNEHFGPPNLCSLLWLSPSNSLCWSQCYTHISTNAEGCLDKSGKENILSCNAGAIVNINGHTGKVIQVAVHANRLETELAVSLDTNGLLLFWSVSTISNSITGLPTLNPTWKLSGKLVMQTKYSSLTWAPSVLDEDTLLLMGHDQGIDCVMIKISRNEEEKMLCHNFCTIPFTDHCHGNRPTNIYSIPLPSSCKETFSVNNFLLLAVWKESFQALSWKIGIHSCDLDGSACGCNFDSGNAVTDGSWAFKSNFAGKRYWIDVDPCSSLLPDPHNKDEIISFAVVCPSISVLSEKQNCIPVDELCYNSWAYHMATGCANGSLKLWRSMSVKQMNSKMQWELVGILAAHQGPITSISLTDCGRKIATFCPGPSNTSSTVHIWETVHLASTGKFLLEDTLSLDGEVIASNWLTLGSGQVILGVCLQNELRFYAERLSGAQPLMKPGKSLEGNNWLCIAFAHTHPDIRNFLWGPRATAVVVYDSYFSLFSQCLLFADEKHQAKCNSGISRNNLIYGDSRPHNDMLDAIFVAYDICESKESTAEDNQEEGLSTLPMKMNITNDVLSSIFLASAQQKYSLDTKIDFCSVQGVAEKLRGSPVVYHPEALLMNIATGNWERAFVVLRQLVEYFSSSDASVTGYAKSKHAIPLVHLSNYLERVPSTKVSDKAFHWSEDASLQIPKSLNQFTNSWQSYTSGHTFTSSSAESELSACFEAAQKLYDMTAISNTEKIQILAIVDLLCEVVNRQSASAYNSLDEPGRRFWVAVKYQRLYFCQKFSRSASLSELAVDSGLFVWAFHSDCQENLFSSLLPSEPSWQEMRNMGVGFWYTNAAQLRLKMEKLARQQYLQSKDPKACALLYIALNRIQVLAGLCKISKDEKDKPLVGFLSRNFEEDKNKAAALKNAYVLMGRHQLELAVAFFLLGGDASSAVTVCAKNLGDEQLALVICRLVEGCGGALERHLILNFLLPSAIGKGDSWMASFLEWVLGNYAQSFLSILGVQKDSPINSSALVYNHTPFLDPSIGQYCLMLVTKNSFKNAVGEHDAAVLGRWAILMSTTALNRCGLPIEALECLSTSLSRIGVSDQGSMSDIEKTEVPNKMLMPFPYNSSHNWISGDVSFHMETHAKLDLSMQYISKLLREHPSWPESKCSEYGIQQYNMLLENYYKKLMGTLAYLERKFSLNPCHLIDMIVIFLSNNGLSLIGYHILHAYASQYSSQDKRPLFKGFLMYPIEPMLLLKATEEMSCLFSRYVVSCFITCSQPKPCSTDNNAAGENRFGFLAAWKFYLQGLISSLWRLRAILKLSSGFCGEDDIRKTCVILDLSEFCAYLASAWLQRSCKALILVVKPLLLTCSKGHAPNEIAMSDLKMLLHQTKELLAEKTLSDNMGSAVGVTKATQDSQGEVIISTIPEEVRWLIIRAALWGHVSSFLTDHLNSLFENREDKYSFAPFYRLSSSMSSMCEVDGINAPNQMRLVSVVLAKLLKTTCALISSSSTKQLASFLLQKMEDGSNEPTLTWLEGFSESSPRALNKHLSHGFDSQNVVNIGNDLSASELLWNFFSDPKVISERLEQQSFKWRQYTKPKPPKEWSNMFVSVYGEFIAEEKQRGGFEASETGSHLRGPSPPDSNSFPSSVQPNMMLTEKLLPFQNPKEVCRRNGELLEALCINSIDQKQAALSSNKKGIIFFNWDDGLPLRDHSNYIWAEADWPHNGWAGSESTPVPTCVSPGIGLRSKKGAHLGLGGATVGVSSLAGPGKDLAGGVAFGIPGYAGMGASGLGWGIQEDFEELTDLPATVENVNTRAFSSHPSRPFFLVGSSNTHIYLWEFGKDKATATYGVLPAANVPPPYALASISAVQFDQCGQRFATAALDGTVCTWQLEVGGRSNICPTESSICFNNHASDVTYVTASGSIIAVAGYSSNGVNVVIWDTLAPPSSSRASIICHEGGARSLSVFDNDIGSGSVSPFIVTGGKDGDVGLHDFRYIATGRAKRQRHFGCGEPDNNASLTADGMLWYIPKAHLGSVTKISTIPNSSLFLTGSKDGDVKLWDAKTAKLVIHWSKLHERRTFLQPSSRGFGGVVRAGITDIQVISHGFLTCGGDGSVKLVQLKGFS, via the exons GTTCTTTTTCTTGGAGCCAGAATGCAGTGCTTGTGCAATCTACGAAAGTAGAAACCATCAAATGGACGGGCTCTGGCGATGGGATAATTTCAGGTGGTGTTGAGGTGATCCTGTGGAGAAAGAACAGCACGTCCTGGCAAATAGCTTGGAAGTTTAAAACAGAACTGCCTCAAACTCTGGTTTCTACAACCTTCTCTATTGAAGGGCCATCGGCAACGGCTTCTTTGAATACACGGCATGCTGAAGAATCCTCATCTGGAGCCAGTGAGGCAAGCAAATGTGTGTTCGTGTGTTATGGTGATGGAAAGTCTAATTACATGAAAGCAGAGCTATGCCATCCTATGCCTGTTTCTATGATTCAATGGAGGCCTCTAATAGGAAGCCAATCAACACTAGACATTAGACATCCACTGAGGCATGTATTGCTAACATGCTGCCTAGATGGAACTGTAAGGTTATGGAGTGAGATTAATGATGGGAGGGTTAGAAGAATTGGCAAGGACATCAGTGATCAGAAATCCACGAGAAGATCATTCCATGTTGCTGCGGTAATTGAGATTAACCAAACAATGGATGGAACTCTGGGCTCTGACATATTTGTTCGATGGGCAGCAGACATTGATGGTGTGCTCACAGCTGGTATAGCAGCCAGCCAATATTTTACATCAGGAGGTCATTATCAGCATGAGAAGGCTGGAAGGTGTGAATGGTTAGTTGCATTTGGGCCTCATATGTTGGTGACATTCTGGGCCATTCATTGTCTTGATGACATTTCCCCAATGAGGTATCCACGAGTGACTTTATGGAAGAGTCAAGAATTAACAGGTGCTAAATTGGGAACAAGTGATATACTACTAAATAAAGTTGTTATCCTCAGAAATGAACACTTTGGTCCACCAAACCTGTGCTCTTTGCTTTGGTTGTCTCCAAGTAATTCCTTATGCTGGTCACAGTGTTATACTCATATATCAACTAATGCGGAGGGGTGCTTAGATAAATCTGGGAAGGAGAATATTTTGTCATGTAATGCCGGTGCAATTGTAAATATAAATGGTCATACTGGGAAAGTTATACAAGTTGCAGTGCATGCTAATAGGCTTGAAACGGAACTTGCTGTTTCTTTGGATACCAATGGATTGCTTTTATTTTGGTCAGTTTCAACCATTTCTAATAGCATTACGGGGCTGCCAACTTTGAATCCAACGTGGAAACTTTCTGGAAAACTTGTAATGCAGACCAAATATTCAAGCTTGACGTGGGCACCCTCAGTTTTAGATGAGGACACACTTCTTCTTATGGGACATGATCAAGGCATTGATTGTGTCATGATTAAGATCAGCAGAAATGAAGAAGAGAAGATGCTATGTCACAACTTTTGCACTATCCCTTTTACTGATCACTGTCATGGAAACAGGCCCACCAATATCTACTCAATTCCTTTGCCTTCAAGCTGTAAGGAAACTTTTAGCGTTAACAATTTTCTGCTCTTAGCAGTATGGAAGGAGAGCTTTCAAGCTTTGTCGTGGAAAATTGGCATCCATTCCTGTGATTTGGATGGAAGTGCTTGTGGATGCAATTTCGACTCTGGAAATGCTGTTACAGACGGTTCTTGGGCATTCAAAAGTAATTTTGCTGGTAAGAGATATTGGATTGATGTTGATCCTTGCTCTTCGTTATTGCCAGATCCACACAATAAGGATGAGATCATTAGTTTTGCCGTTGTTTGTCCTAGCATTTCTGTTCTATCtgaaaaacaaaattgcatTCCTGTTGATGAATTGTGCTACAATTCTTGGGCATATCACATGGCCACAGGCTGTGCCAATGGTAGTTTGAAGCTATGGAGAAGTATGTCAGTTAAGCAAATGAACTCGAAAATGCAGTGGGAACTAGTTGGTATACTTGCTGCACATCAAGGGCCCATCACATCAATATCTCTAACTGATTGTGGCCGAAAGATAGCAACCTTCTGCCCAGGCCCTTCAAATACTTCTAGCACTGTTCATATATGGGAAACTGTGCACCTTGCAAGTACAGGCAAATTTTTACTTGAAGATACATTATCTCTTGATGGAGAAGTTATTGCTTCAAATTGGTTAACTCTGGGGAGTGGCCAGGTCATACTCGGAGTTTGCTTACAAAATGAATTGCGGTTTTATGCAGAAAGACTGAGTGGTGCGCAGCCCCTAATGAAACCTGGAAAGTCTTTAGAAGGAAACAATTGGTTATGTATTGCATTTGCTCATACGCACCCTGATATACGCAATTTCCTCTGGGGCCCTAGAGCCACAGCTGTGGTTGTTTATGATAgctatttttctctcttcagtCAGTGCTTATTATTCGCTGATGAAAAGCATCAGGCTAAGTGTAATTCAGGAATTAGCAGGAATAATCTCATTTATGGTGACAGTAGACCACATAACGATATGCTTGATGCAATTTTTGTTGCTTATGATATTTGTGAATCCAAAGAATCAACAGCAGAAGACAATCAGGAAGAAGGGCTGTCCACACTCCCTATGAAGATGAATATAACAAACGATGTTCTATCAAGCATATTTTTAGCAAGTGCTCAGCAGAAGTATAGTTTGGATACCAAGATTGATTTCTGTAGTGTGCAAGGTGTCGCTGAGAAGTTACGGGGATCGCCAGTTGTCTATCATCCTGAGGCACTTCTAATGAATATTGCTACAG GCAACTGGGAACGTGCATTCGTAGTTCTACGACAGCTTGTTGAATATTTCTCCTCTAGTGATGCTTCTGTGACAGGATATGCTAAATCTAAGCATGCCATTCCACTGGTCCACCTGTCAAATTATCTTGAAAGAGTTCCGTCAACAAAAGTGAGCGATAAAGCATTTCACTGGAGTGAGGACGCCTCCTTGCAGATTCCTAAAAGCTTGAACCAATTTACCAATAGCTGGCAGTCTTATACTTCTGGTCACACTTTCACTTCATCTTCAGCAGAATCTGAACTTAGTGCATGCTTTGAAGCAGCTCAGAAGTTATATGACATGACAGCTATAAGCAACACAGAAAAGATTCAAATTCTTGCCATTGTTGATCTTCTCTGTGAAGTTGTTAATCGACAATCTGCTTCCGCTTATAACAGTCTTGATGAACCTGGCCGAAG GTTTTGGGTGGCTGTGAAGTATCAACGgctatatttttgccaaaaattttCTAGATCTGCATCCTTGAGCGAGTTGGCTGTTGACTCCGGGCTATTTGTTTGGGCTTTCCACTCTGATTGTCAAGAGAATTTGTTCAGTTCCCTTCTGCCTAGTGAACCATCTTGGCAAGAAATGCGGAATATGGGTGTTGGATTTTGGTATACAAATGCAGCACAATTGCGATTGAAg ATGGAGAAGCTGGCTAGACAACAATATTTGCAAAGTAAGGATCCCAAAGCTTGTGCACTTCTATATATTGCACTAAACAGAATTCAAGTTTTGGCTGGTCTCTGTAAAATTAGCAAAGATGAGAAGGACAAGCCATTGGTGGGATTTCTTTCACGTAATTTTGAG GAGGATAAAAATAAAGCAGCTGCTTTGAAAAATGCTTATGTTTTAATGGGAAGACATCAGCTGGAGCTGGCTGTTGCTTTCTTTTTGCTTGGCGGTGATGCCTCTTCTGCTGTTACTGTCTGTGCAAAAAATCTCGGTGATGAGCAGCTTGCTCTTGTAATTTGTCGCCTTGTTGAGGGTTGTGGTGGGGCATTAGAGCGTCATCTTATACTAAATTTCTTGCTTCCATCTGCAATTGGAAAAGGCGACTCCTGGATGGCAAGCTTTCTAGAG TGGGTATTAGGGAATTATGCACAATCCTTTTTGAGCATTCTTGGTGTTCAAAAGGATTCACCCATCAATAGCTCTGCCCTCGTATACAATCATACTCCTTTTCTGGATCCAAGCATCGGTCAATACTGCCTAATGTTGGTAACCAAAAATAGTTTCAAGAATGCTGTTGGAGAGCATGATGCTGCAGTCCTGGGTAGGTGGGCAATTTTGATGAGTACTACAGCCCTTAACAGATGTGGCCTGCCT ATCGAAGCTTTGGAGTGCCTTTCAACTTCTCTGAGCAGAATTGGGGTTTCAGATCAAGGAAGCATGTCAGATATTGAGAAAACTGAAGTTCCGAACAAGATGCTAATGCCATTTCCATACAATTCCTCCCATAACTGGATATCAGGAGATGTGTCTTTCCATATGGAGACACATGCTAAATTAGATTTATCAATGCAGTACATTTCAAAACTGTTAAGAGAGCATCCAAGCTGGCCGGAAAGCAAATGCTCTGAGTATGGGATTCAACAATACAACATGTTACTTGAAAATTATTACAAGAAGTTAATGGGAACGCTTGCATATCTTGAGCGAAAATTCTCTTTGAATCCTTGCCATCTGATTGACATG ATTGTAATATTCCTGTCAAATAATGGATTATCCCTTATTGGATACCATATATTGCATGCCTATGCTTCTCAATACTCCTCACAAGATAAGAGGCCTTTGTTCAAAGGTTTCCTCATGTATCCCATCGAACCCATGCTACTTTTGAAGGCTACTGAAGAAATGTCCTGCTTATTTTCAAGATATGTTGTTTCCTGTTTTATAACTTGCTCTCAGCCAAAACCATGCTCCACTGATAATAATGCTGCTGGTGAAAATAGATTTGGCTTTCTGGCGGCTTGGAAGTTCTACTTGCAAGGTCTCATATCGTCTTTGTGGAGGTTGAGAGCCATATTAAAGTTGTCTTCTGGTTTTTGTGGTGAAGACGACATCAGGAAAACTTGTGTCATTCTTGATTTGTCTGAGTTTTGTGCATATCTTGCATCAGCTTGGCTTCAAAGGAGTTGTAAAGCTCTTATTCTGGTTGTGAAACCCCTTTTGCTCACATGTTCAAAAGGGCATGCTCCTAATGAAATCGCCATGTCTGATCTGAAGATGCTCCTTCACCAGACTAAAGAGTTGCTGGCTGAGAAGACACTGAGTGATAACATGGGAAGTGCTGTCGGGGTGACAAAAGCAACACAGGACAGTCAAGGTGAGGTTATTATATCTACAATACCAGAAGAAGTGAGATGGCTAATCATTAGGGCTGCTTTGTGGGGACACGTATCTTCTTTTCTGACGGATCACCTGAACTCATTATTTGAGAATAGGGAAGATAAATATTCTTTTGCTCCGTTTTATAGACTTTCCTCCTCTATGTCTAGCATGTGTGAAGTTGATGGGATTAATGCACCTAATCAAATGAGGCTGGTTTCTGTGGTTTTGGCCAAGTTATTGAAAACTACATGTGCACTAATTTCTTCTTCTAGTACGAAGCAGCTTGCATCATTTCTGCTGCAGAAAATGGAGGATGGATCCAATGAACCAACTCTTACGTGGTTAGAAGGTTTCAGTGAGTCAAGTCCAAGAGCTCTCAATAAGCATCTTAGTCATGGTTTTGACAGTCAGAACGTGGTGAACATTGGAAATGACTTGTCAGCATCTGAGCTcttatggaattttttttctgatcCTAAAGTTATATCTGAAAGACTTGAACAACAGAGCTTTAAATGGCGACAGTATACTAAGCCAAAGCCCCCAAAAGAATGGAGTAACATGTTTGTGAGCGTCTATGGGGAGTTTATAGCTGAGGAAAAACAAAGAGGTGGTTTTGAGGCTAGTGAAACTGGATCACATTTACGAGGCCCATCTCCTCCAGACAGTAATTCTTTTCCAAGTTCTGTACAACCAAATATGATGCTTACTGAGAAGCTTTTGCCTTTCCAGAACCCTAAAGAAGTTTGTAGGAGAAATGGAGAACTTTTAGAG GCATTGTGTATCAACTCTATTGATCAAAAGCAAGCTGCTCTTTCTAGTAACAAAAAG GGGATAATTTTCTTTAACTGGGATGATGGCCTACCTCTAAGAGATCATTCTAACTATATCTGGGCAGAGGCAGATTGGCCACATAATGGGTGGGCTGGATCAGAATCTACCCCGGTCCCTACTTGTGTGTCTCCTGGCATCGGACTTAGAAGCAAGAAGGGGGCACACCTTGGGTTGGGTGGAGCAACCGTTGGCGTAAGTTCTTTGGCAGGACCAGGGAAAGATTTAGCAGGTGGTGTAGCATTTGGAATTCCAGGTTATGCTGGTATGGGTGCATCCGGCCTTGGTTGGGGGATTCAAGAGGATTTTGAGGAGCTCACTGATCTACCTGCCACTGTGGAAAACGTTAACACAAGAGCATTCTCGAGCCATCCTTCTAGGCCTTTCTTTTTGGTTGGATCTAGTAACACGCACATTTACCTATGGGAG TTTGGCAAGGACAAAGCGACTGCAACATATGGTGTGCTCCCTGCTGCAAATGTACCTCCGCCGTATGCTCTTGCATCTATATCAGCTGTGCAGTTTGATCAGTGTGGACAGAGATTTGCCACTGCTGCATTAGATGGAACAGTATGCACATGGCAGCTTGAGGTGGGAGGAAGGAGCAACATCTGTCCAACAGAATCATCTATCTGCTTTAACAACCACGCATC GGATGTCACTTATGTTACTGCCAGTGGATCAATCATTGCTGTTGCTGGGTATAGCTCCAATGGCGTTAATGTGGTTATATGGGATACACTTGCACCACCCTCATCTTCTCGAGCTTCCATCATTTGTCATGAAG GTGGCGCCCGCTCGCTTTCGGTATTCGATAATGACATTGGAAGTGGTTCTGTTTCTCCATTCATTGTGACTGGCGGTAAAGATGGTGACGTTGGACTTCATGATTTCCGGTACATAGCTACTGGAAGGGCAAAAAGGCAAAGACATTTTGGTTGTGGTGAACCAGACAACAATGCATCTTTGACCGCTGACGGGATGCTTTGGTATATACCGAAGGCTCACTTAG GGAGTGTCACCAAAATATCTACCATACCAAATTCCAGTTTATTCTTGACTGGAAGCAAAGATGGAGATGTTAAACTCTGGGATGCGAAAACGGCCAAGTTAGTAATTCATTGGTCAAAATTGCATGAGAGACGCACCTTTCTGCAACCTAGTTCACGGGGCTTTGGTGGAGTCGTTCGG GCTGGCATTACAGATATTCAAGTGATTTCTCATGGTTTTCTGACATGTGGTGGAGATGGTTCTGTAAAGCTGGTTCAGCTCAAAGGTTTTTCTTAA